TTCGGTTCCCGCAGCAATCCCATCCGGATCCAGAACCTTCCAGCGCGTCCATGTCCGAGGAGCTCAGAGCTgctccatcatcatcatcatcatcatcatcaggcTCCTCATGGCTCAGAGCTGCAGGACAGCAGTGAATGTGCGGCGAGGACAGAGGACTCTCGCTCCTCGTCTGTGCCGCCCACCGCTGGAGATCAGGAACAGATCGATTCACTCAATCACACTCGAACATTCAGAGGAACACAGGAGGAACACGCTGAGATCTTCATCAAACCGTCCGGTCCTGCTCAGAGATCGCACTTACACTGCAAACATTATTTTCTTGCTTAATATTTTCTAGaataaaaactgttaaatgattaattgcatccaaaataaaagttttgtttacatcatatatgtgtgtgtgtgtatatttactgtgtattacatttatatttattgggtaaatacacacacatgcatgtatacatttcagaaaaatatatgtatttataatatagattatatgaatataaatatagacatgtaaacattttctaaatatatactgcatgtgtgtgtatttatatatacttaataaatatacacagaatactcacatatattatgcaCACAAAAACTGTTATTCTGtatgcaattaatcgtgattaatcatttgacatcactaatataaatatctacaaattGTAGAATTAAGATTCTTAAGACAAGATtgcattcactgtaaaaaaaaaaaaaaaaaaatccaaatttggttagtttttgcttaaaacaagtataaatatctgccagtgaggtaagaaaaataattttgctttgcttttgaattaagattatttatattttttctccctttttagatgaattctttatttaatttctacTTATTTATACAATTACGTCtctctcttttatttatttatttttgtatccaTTCAATTATGCATAATAGAGATATACACATACTCAGTTGTTACACACACCTTACATAATGTACATCTAACTTTGTGTTcttcttattttgtgtttttggtaTCATCTAAGTACGTTTTGTCTTATgtactgctttaaaaaaaaaaaaaaaaagattatttttcttaccccattggcagatttatttattttttgcttgttttatgcaaaaactaacaaaatttggacaatattttcagaaaacaagacaaaatatcttaaatcattttacttgtcaagtaaatgcatcctgatatttatactagaaaacaagacaaaaatactaaggaagaaaatattttttgcagtgtagaaatttaaaaaaaaaaccttacagtAAGGTTTCTCTAGTTAGGAAGAGTTAACtgcatgaacaaaaaatacttttaaatcatgtgaatgttaatttcaacatttactaacagattaaaatgaacagttgcatcaattattagtatttaatggacctgagctaatGCAAAACTAACTAATAAATACTGTGACAAATGTACTGCTGCTTTAACGCATGGGAGTGTTAcccaaaaatatacagtatatttagcATGAAATGAATCCTACTTCAtgccatttaaatatttaaaaacattgagaACATTTAAACCCCTCCTAATGAGTAAAAATcaaattgttattatattaacaccataaaaataatttaaattgtgtACATTTACATGTACAGTACATATAAACTATTCTATTATTTGTAGCACCcaatttaatttatgcataatTAGTTAATCTGAACTACCAATGGAAAAATACttcttgtaaaatgttaatttcaacatatacaaacacattaaaatgaaaagttgcatCTGTTATTagtatttaatggacctgagctaatGCAAAACtaactaataaatactgtaacaaacgTATTGCTGcttgttaatgtattaactaacggAAGTGTCaccaaaaagataaaaatagagTATGTtgcatgaaattaaatatacttcatgccatttatattttgtgatgtttttatgacAATTGAGCAAATTGAACCCCctcctaataaataaaaacatcatcTTTATTAATGCCATGTAAGTATATTAAAAGTGTGACgcaaatttgcatttaaagtacAGTAAGTATAAACTACAGCAGTGTATGTAATACTACTAAAGTTTACGGCATAAAATGGCATTACGTATGAAATGAAACACTTAAtggcatttaaatattttacattcacGACGACTGAGAatcttaaaattacattaatgctttaaaaaattgatttaaattgtGTGAATTTGCATGTGAAGTACAGTAAGTATAAACTATACTAGTGTCTGTAATATTCAGTTTATGTAGAATTAACAAAACAATTCacattctaatatatatatatatatatatatatatatatatatatatatataatgcattctaaaaatattaattatctaTGTTTTAATGCATAATATATTCTTATAGACAATTGTAAccaaagtaaaaatgcacatttgcagatttattattacatttgtgttaagtcattttattttctaaagctGTAAAGATAAGaattataataactgttatAATTATTCTTGAGCTCTttgcaatgcattataaggtgcattattacgaggcataattaatgcattaaatacttTCATAAcgcattataaggtgcataaTTAATGCCTTGTAATACGTGTATATAAGTGTATAGAATTGAATTTTGGGGGGTTCATGAGCTTAATTATGAAAATAGTCACAATGCAAAACATTATAACGAGCATGTCttcatgcaaaatataatttattttcttttgattgTGGTGTGAATTCTAAGAGTTTCCCTAAGATTCACACTTTTAAAGGTTTCATGCAGACGAGCGAGGAAATCAGCTCATGATGGCTGTGCGCTTGTTGACTCACGCTAATTAATTTGTGGATTGATTGTTTTAATGACTAACCCCGGTGAACGCTAGGCTGCTGTGcagagagagtgtgtttgtCCATTCACTCAGTGCCagtatcatatttaaataatccCAGATTTATTGCTGTTATATTAATTCACATTAAGCTAAAACACAATACATTAATATACATTAAAGCGTagaaaattacacacacacacacacacacacacacacacacacacacacacacacacagaacaatCACAGCAGACattctctcttacacacacacgcacgcacacacacgcacacacacacacacacacacacgcacacacacacacacacacacagagttcaTGACTCCCAGAGTTTGTGGCGATGATGTAGGTGAAAGGTTGTGTGGGCGGGTCTAGGCACAGGCCGTGGGCGGGGCAAAGGGATGCGGTCGCCTGGCAACAGCGGAGTCTCTCTGAGCATCTTGTCAGGACTGTAGAACTGCAGCAGATCAGGAGCCTCTAGTGGCTGAGACtggaataacacacacacacacacacacacaccatgagcACAACAAACCTGCTTCAACATGGGCTACTTACACTACATCACAGACTAGCTTAATACTTAATGAATACAGTTTACACTTGATAAAATAAGCTTGAAAGAACAGCACATATGATTATATAAGAGGAAAGGAGAAAATGAGAGAGGAAGATATTAAagaaatagataaataaacaatatataactTACAATAAGAGGAAACAAGAATAAAAACAAGAGGACAAGTacatttttttggttttatgcATTTGATCTTTTAGTTGTATTTCATTCTCTTatttagtttttactgtatagaaagagagagaaatttaaataaatatatattaaaaatacacatatagagagaaagacagataaataaaattattattatgattattatataaatataatatatatagagagatatattctgagaataaataaaaatataaaataaattatataaacataataaaaatgcatatatatatatatatgtgtgtgtgtgtgaagcacTTAGAAGAATTGAttattctgattattattaaatgtaattaaagacCGGCATCTTTTGCCACTGTTTTATCAGAGATCTTGCTCAGATTTGAAATTCATTTtgtggcttattgctttattaaaCACTCCAGCGTTAGGAAACATCatattaaaactgtaaaacaccGTTTTAAAACGGGATTCCTGCTATTGACGCGACACAAACACAGCTCTGACCTTATTGGTCAGTGTGGCAGTGGGCGGGGCCAGCGCTGGCCTATCCTGCAGCGCCTGGCTGATGAGCTGATCGCGTGATAGGCTGACGCTGACTAAGGCCCGGTACAGGTGCTGCGAGCGAGGGAAGTTCAGGCCTGTGGAGAACGAGGCAGAGCGATTGATTATTGGTGATTAGTGACGTGTGAGTGATTGCTGAGGCGTCTCACCCTCCGCTGCTTTGCTGCTGATGTGGTTCTTCGTGAGGCTTGAACTCAGCAGTTTCTCTTTCACAGCTTTCTCAGGATCAAACACCTGGCTCTCCACTTCCTCAAGCTCCGCCCTCAGAGCCAGGGTGGTGTTTAGCTCCGCCCCCTCCGTCACCAGCGCTGATCCATGACCTGAATAACAAACACATGCAGACTCGTGTTACTCATGACAGGACATGCAGACGTGAATCATCTCCAGATTACATCTTATTTTCAGAAGTCATCTGACTTTACAGACACACCTTATTAAGTTCATCTCCATTATTAGGACATTAAGACTGTTTATTGCATTGTGAAGTTATTCATGACACAAATAACTCCTATATTCTCGCatatttttgaaggtaaaatttttaaggaataatttGAGGAAACTTTGACAATACAACTTCCAACAGATCTTCATtacttttttcattcatttcacacacacacaaaaacacactgcgAGAAAAATGCAGTATTTTAGCTTCCAGTGCAAACGACTAAAGATCCTTAAGATActtttacttgagaagcaaaatgacacaAGAtgagaaactgatcaaaatgaAACGAGTTAATGATCAAAACAATTACAAATACGTCAATGGGTTCAGAAAATCAACTTAAGTCAAGTTTTCAaggatgtttaaatatttgtattgaaaaacaaaacaatgcaacatttaatgtcACGACTCTGATTGAAGACATTTGTAAGGCCTTAATTTGTGGAAAGATGAATTAAGACTATTTAAGCTCCGTGACTCCTGATGTCCGATCAGAATATCACACATGCTGTGTTTGTTGTACCGAGCTTGTCTTTGTGTCGAGGTTTGTGGGCCGTGGGTTGATTTCTGGGTTCTGGGATCAGCGTGATGACGGCCGGATCCCGCTCTGAACGAGCGCTGCGCTGCGGACTCACATTGAAACgcacctgaaacacacacacacacacaggtacacacacacacattcatgcatCTGACACACGCTTTATCCAAACTGACTTGCATTGCTTTCCAAGTCCAGATTCGATCAGTTCATGCATtgcctgggaatcgaacccacaACCTTCTGATCTACAGGAATACATCATAACATGCACATATTTCCAGAACAGAAATCTGAATCCAGATTCATAATTCGTGTTTGATTCTGTCGTCATATTAGAGTTAAAGCTTTCTCTTTCTATCACTCCAtaaatactgtcaacagacagaaaacaaacacattctCACCATGTTTTTAGGAGTCAAATGCTGTATAAACGAGtgtgaatgaaatatgaacaaacaTACAGTTTAGTGTttgtaagagaaaaaaaaccaaaaactctttaaagattgaaatctacagacgcaaacagataaagtgcaataaaagaaacatttaaatatgtattttggaTGCTTTCTTTCCGCTAGTTTGAAAAAAGACATGATATAGAAGCAAAACACTGGTTTAGCCTGAAGTGTCTTGCATTAATACTaaatgattaattgtgattaatcacatgcaaaaaagtttgtttacataatatgtgtgtgtactgtgtatatttattatgaatatataaatgcactcgcatctgtttatatattaaatacatttatatataatatcgattatatgaatataaatatattttagtgctgccaaacgattaatcgcgattaatcgcatccacaataaaggtttttgtttatatatataaataaacacacacacatacagtatatattttttaagatttacatgtatatatttatattcatataatttatattatatatataaatacatttaacttttatttggattaatcgtttgacagcactaatatatacatgtaaatatgagtgtgtatttatgtaacaaatatacacagtacacacatatggAAGCGATTAATcacttgacagcactaattaatacACGAAATACCAGTCTGCACACTTTCCTAAAGCAGCGGTGACCTCGAAGCCCACAGCATCATCCAGTGGACACCGGAGCCGGTCTCGAACCGCAGTGAGACGGGTTTGTTAGGGCCGCACCTGGCGATGGCGGCGGTCTGCCGGTCGCTCCGGGGTCAGAGTCAGGGACAGGTCCAGATCGGGGCAGACCAGTTCTGCGGTGCGGACCGGATCGAGCCGCAGGGGTTCAGGAGCCACACGGACATCAGGCTCCGCTGACATCACCGGTCCAGTcctgacacacagagagacgTAATCAAGAGGACCATATAGCATTAGTGACCCTCAGAAGACGGATCCGtaggagtctcttctgctcgtcaaggctgcatttatttgatcaaaaatacagtattattgCAATTactggtttcctattttaatatactttaaaatagaatttatatctgtgacgcagcgctgtattttcagcatcattacaccagtcttcagagtcacatgatcttcagaaatcataataatatgctgatttattatgactttttattcatttaacacatccttacgcaataaaagtattcatttctaatttccaaacttttaaacagtagtagtGTATTATTgaaacacaaaatttctattttgaataaacactgtccttttaatctttttgtttagcaaagaatcttgaaaaaaggATCAAGGCTccccaaaaaatatgaagcagcacaacactgataataaatcagcatattattatgatttctgaagatcatgtgacactgaagactgcagtaatgatgctgaaaatcacagaaataaattacagtttaacacatattcacagaGAAAACAGCTGATACCACGAAACACGGTCAACGGTTTCTCTATATATTGCTTATAAACTTTAATATGCAGTTTTTCAATGACTTTAAATCATTAGAATCTCGTTATTACACATTAAAACATACTTTTAACTCACCTTTAACTTCAAAATATGACTTCAGCTGTTGCGCGAAATAAAATCATTGCGTTTTCCGGCGAAACACACGAGAATGAATCCAGAAAATATCAAATTTGAGAAAAATTAAACCCATTTCAAACTCCCTCCATCTCTGCCGCTCAGACGCACTTCCGGGTGGAGCTGACGTTGGTGCGCATGCGCAGTGACAATGTTTCACGCAGGAGACTTGCAAGATAATATACAGACAAAATATGCGTGTTATATACCacacaaacatatttaaataactcAACACGAAGATatgcacatatttatttaaatatacacacaacGCAGATGAAACAA
This sequence is a window from Onychostoma macrolepis isolate SWU-2019 chromosome 23, ASM1243209v1, whole genome shotgun sequence. Protein-coding genes within it:
- the ppp1r35 gene encoding protein phosphatase 1 regulatory subunit 35, whose product is MSAEPDVRVAPEPLRLDPVRTAELVCPDLDLSLTLTPERPADRRHRQVRFNVSPQRSARSERDPAVITLIPEPRNQPTAHKPRHKDKLGHGSALVTEGAELNTTLALRAELEEVESQVFDPEKAVKEKLLSSSLTKNHISSKAAEGLNFPRSQHLYRALVSVSLSRDQLISQALQDRPALAPPTATLTNKSQPLEAPDLLQFYSPDKMLRETPLLPGDRIPLPRPRPVPRPAHTTFHLHHRHKLWES